acaggtaggtgtttggagttgttggtttgcatagacctcttttcatgttatttggaggtgtggcttgagaaataaaaaataaataaataaataaataaaaatcatttttaacacgccaaaaatatgacctaagaatatgttttatgaaagtaattttgaatatttgggtacaccagaagtaataataaaggtaaacattttataagtcatctacttggttagaaccacgcctaaatataagactaagttgagtccctatgaaggttttgtttggtaatgatgctgtaataggcctattcttattacaggccaaaaaggagggcctcacctcccaagtgagtgcctaacatcaggagttatatcatctgtcactcataaatgtgtattctccatgtttccagatcaaaatgcaaagaatcctttcaagtactgttaaccactacgatcacagtgaaacttcaagaaaagctaatttgggttcatgtcagacattgaataaagattatcaaggaaggagacaaatgtggcccataatcctttgttatatgtaggacccttgcggtcattgggctgtcgtttctcttcttcctcataagggtaacagaagacgtacatcctatgaagagggttatattgtttcatatgtaatgtgtagaggagtaacttgaagctcccggaccctgaactataatgctttactcatagtactgggttccctatatgaagaagagaggccttaagggcccccaaaaggctcctgggcccgggtgcaaccacatcctctgtatcctttatagttacgcccctggtaatgtgtcaaagatcggaaaaatgtcaacagatgcaataaggtagcagtaaatcTACCAAtgattcagccatattgtgtaatcagaccaatgttaacctgtaacaaacaatataacctgaaatcacacttggaaagccagtcacattcaacatgttgtatgtcatctaaactatgaacaaggggcttatgcagaaaatgtgaaaaagatcaatctttcaggagccatctacctagaataccgttgggaaactgtaacgtgttgtgtggtattttccttatcctggatatcacccagcagtagggagggataaggcaggaggcatttcccatggcagaggtgacagctagggtcccctgtaggcggtagggaaaggcccgagaacacaaataggaaggaaaaactatccaggagaattaaaatacgcacaacaaaggagggaattgtgagcggaatgaaaagttccatgatattattgtctgattatatatatatatatatatgcatgttttaatatttgacgtgttaaacgaatataaaatatggaacatttgaagaaaacatttggaagctgctaattgttcattaatagaacttgaagatcaaaccatatGTCAAAGtgcatattccagccctaaattgtatgtttattttatgtttcttgatcacattatgaaatagtgatatgatggctacaaatagccaaagggtggattgtggtgcaaatataattggctatttgtggccctccattttgtccttcatcctccactttgtattttcctttattctccattctgtattttacatacgaatagctatgaacattcatgtggacttcaaacctgtttggtgtaggaagctttgatgtaactgtgaaatgtgtatgtgacttgttagttctttgtataagatagaggtctaacatgtatattggtcttacttatacagaacaatgctacctgcttttactacaattccatttgtataggtttgtttgagctctgtccatatacattgtatggccatgaatctgttgagtcttgttaatcctgtgataccatcagcattgtctagggaattgagttgttgattctgaacctttgatcaaagaaacgggctacttcagatggtgggggggtccaattgaaagcacatggcataggaatgtctttgtccttgacaaacagagaggagaaacaggatgtttctctcatgaagctaaattccagaatgaactgagcgtgctcactgaagttcctcccagatggatgacatcacaagctacctcacaaatacctccctctgagaatgaccaatcggctcgctaaatactgtaactgtattcctaaattacttcatttcctgtgttaaacttatttaagttttacgcgcgCTTAATAAAGTGAGAGTTTTCttcgggggcacatgatgtagacgtgtgatctttgaaaggctctccaggcctgcgcatattatcttaatttggaaacgcacagtatatcgaaatagcgaaaattgcgctaacagtaTCTATTAGGCAAATATCACTTTTAAGTATCTCCCAGTGTTTAATGAAGtcaattctaaaggcccatttagacacaacgattatcactcaaaatccacGCACACGGCAGTTCatgggacagttttgagcgttcgctttgcataagcgtgtaaatgaaggctcacgctgtatgcagaagacaagcgggaccgctatcttctccaTAGAGCtgctgtcttctcggagcgctcagctgatatcccgctaagcgctcctagcggggtatgcagaacacagctggagcgcttgtcttcttcatattccggctgtgttccccaagcgggataccagctaaaacaatagtatcagcggtatcccgctgagaatgcAGCatggataaggctcatcattgtctttcagctagctaaatgggcctttattgaaaGATGTCTGCTTGTTGTAGCCAGTATAGCTACTGGGGAAGGACAATCATTTTAATAAGACCCTTTcttattgagggggggggggggtagtgcccGGGTAGTCATGCATGTCATGTATTTTATGTGGATGCGCCGTGCTAAgggtctagtactctgttgtatgcattgcacagctgcagcatgtaaggggctaatgtctgaaagtggctgggatatgtctgcaaaagtacCAATACATGTACCGTCACAAGATGTCTGCCTTCTATAAATGCGGGTGATTGAGGTGTAGTTGGAGTCCATCCTCTTCAACGGTTAGGAGTGaagggtactattgtaccttgacgctgttgtggcatggtggtctggacgcaggtcaagacctgttgccttgttatggaggacaggggttaatgcaccatgtgcagagactgctggtgctgcctGTCTTTGATGCATGCTAGATTattcatgcctgggagtagggtgatgttgtgtggttttccattcactctgccagttcccatgtgcatagtggctatatattctcacacctccctttgctcagtgctgcttattctgttccatagtggagtccctggagtttggagctcttctgtgctgggtgtatttctACTTGCAGAGGAGTAGCtgtgggttccttttcagttgcatttctgtttttcatttctgtgttgctttgctgttcggttcatctctccaggggtcctttCAGGGACAGACAGCGCCcaggaggaagaccgtggggtcgtctCTATCAAGGCTACTACTCTTCTTTAAGGCGGGGCCCCTTCACCTCCCttactaggttagggccaggcttcatcctccctgtagcggtgctaccattcagcatagcatggtgtgcggCTCGTTCCTACAGCGCATGCGTTCCCTGTCGCCGTGCTGAGTGTGGTACCCTGGTGTCGCACAGGCTTTTCATCAGGGTTAtgcatttcagttgtggtgcacactgctctttggtgcatatctatctactagagtagttgtgaacatcaccctgcgccgGTGCTGAGCGTAGTGCTTGTGAACCATTGGGGTGTCACACCCGCAGCAGTCAGGAACACGGCGATCCATGGGCAACCATATATATCCTGGCAATGGTAATGATCTCACCTATGCAGCAGGTTATGTTAGCTCCCGTCTTATActtcttgctgtgtcctcttttctgcatgaagaaagcagtctctcatccataccGCTCGATCCTAGGCGGTACGTCCTGAGAcgtttgtatttttcttgttataatgggcacatactgaatacatagaagaaagcttttatctctatgcctcCAGGCTCCTATCATTTACATGCACATATATATCCTGGGCCTGCTAACCTGAAGTTGAATGCAAATTAAATATTCTAAGCATAGAGCCTCTGAGGCGAAGCAGGGTAATTTGGAAGCGGGCCCACTCAGCAGATAATAGGCTCTCTGCCTGAAAGAAGAAGGTAGTTatagattcatagaatggtagagttagaaggacccccagggtcatcggatccaaccccccgctcagtgcaggatcactaaaacatcccgcatagatgtctgtccggcctctgaagacttccattgaaggattactcgcccacctcccgtggcagcctgttccactcatggatccccctcactgtctaatatcttatctgtgtctcctccctctcagtttcatcccattgcttctagtctttccttgtacagatgacaatagggctgatccctctgcactgtgacagcccttcagatacttgtagaccactattaagtctcctctcagccttctcttctgctaaacattccctgatcctttaaccgttcctcataggacatgatttgcagaccgctcaccatcttgttagctcttctctgaacttgctgcagtttgtcggtggctttttttttttttttaaagtggggtgcccagaactggacccagtattccagatgaggtctgactaaggaagagtagaggggataatgacctcacgtgatctagactctatgcttttcttaatacatcccagaattgtgtttgcctttttggctgctgcatcacattgttgactcatgttcagtctatgatctattagtatacccgagtCTTTTCCTTAGATAAGTGTACATTTCAGTCACTCTGGTTGATGCCTGTTAGACAGCCATTCCTCAGCCTTAGACGGAGAGGAGAAGAAGCGTGTGTGGTCACCATCCACCACTCGCAGTCGCACAGGATATGCCATGGAGTATGGCAGCTGGAGATCTCAGAGTTGCCTTTTGATCCCAAAGAAGGGTGCTCTCTGCTTTTGTAGATCTGCCGAGAAGTCCGGGAAGATGGATTTTGCAGCATTGTTGCATCTAAGAGGGCCTCCTGTTCTGCAGCTTGTAGGATCACCTCTCTATCCCAGGAGTTGAGCAGCTTTGCCAACAGGGGTCTAGGAGGAGCGCCCGCCTGGTATAGGTGGTTTCATGGGTACTCGGTGTGCGCGCTCCACCACAAAGACCTGTGTGACAGGGAAGCATTCAGGTAGTCACTGTTCCATGATCCCCTGCGGTCTCTGCCCCTCAGTGCGTTCTGGCAGGCCCACAACACAGATTATACCGCCGTGAACCATTTTCCAAGCTGCCCGCCTTTTGTTTCCAGATTTCTGCTTTTGGCGTAAGCTCTCGCACAGTAGCTGCCGTCGGGGATACGGTATCATCCAGCACAGAGATCCTGTCCTCTGTACTAGTGACCCGGTCGGTCTCTTAGATTCTGGGTGGCTTGTCTCAACAGGCTCACATCCATTCGGATCTCGTGGATTTTACCCGTAAGGGCAGCAGTAGCTGTCTGCATCGCTGATAAGAGCCGATCGGACAGTCATTGCAAAGTCTGAACCAACCCAGCAAGCAAACTCAAACAGGCGGTTGGTGCAGAGGCCACGTCTCCTGATGCAGATGATGTCGTAGGCTCCGTGTCGGGGGGTTCCCCCCCTCGCAAACATCTTTAGTGTATCACTGGGAGAGTTCTGTCTAGTGGGTCCCATAGCAGAACCACTTCTGCATTTCCTGCCTTTGTAGGGGATTTTGCAAATTGCTTAAAGCTCCTTAAGTAGACCTGTAAAGGCCCCTAAGACATAAGGAGTATACAGCAGTCTctggcagcagtcacacagggaAGTCGTTCGGTTTGCACTTCATTGATGACTGTAATGAGGGACTCCGGGTCTTGAgaatctgcagagtgttgcacagcatggtggccacagcagaggaggagTAATCCTGGCGCTTCTTGGGGTGGCAGTAGAAGTGCCACTGTATGCCCTGTGCCGGGGACTGTCACAGGTTATGGGGCCTCCTTGTTATACACGGTGCCCTGATGTTCCTGCCGCCCATAGCTGTCTGTTGTGGCTCCTGAGTGTCTCTCTGCTCCGGCAGGGGAgcgctgatgcagcagagctctagTACTCCCCTTCACCGAAGCCTCCCTGCGCGCTCTCCCCTCGCCCCCACGTGTTTGTGGCAGCAGCTGCACTGCTCGCTTTACAGGAGGGATTCACGCTCCAGCGGCTCTCTGCTGCATAGCCCTTGTCTCCTTCACTCCGTCTTCTCTCCCACTGCTTCAGGAGCTGACAGGCCAATCGGCTGCACAAGATGGCAAGGGCTCTtgtattcagccaatcagcagggagaggGGATGGGCCTTTACGCTAGACAACTAAAAGAAACGCCCCGCAATGACGGCCCTGATCAGTAGTTTCCTCTCTGGTCCGCAACTGTATATATAGACTACGGGCTCTGCGCTGAGCAGCTATCGCTTTCTGCTTACAACGTAGAAGATGTCTGGTCGCGGTAAAGGAGGGAAAGGCCTTGGGAAGGGCGGCGCCAAGCGGCACAGGAAGGtgctccgtgataacatccagggcatcaccaagcctgccatccgccgtctagctcgcaggggaggcgtcaagcgtatctccggcctcatctatgaagagactcgcggcgtcctgaaagtcttcctggagaacgtgatccgcgacgccgtcacctacaccgagcacgctaagaggaagaccgtcaccgctatggacgtggtgtacgcgctcaagcgccagggccgcactctctacggcttcggaggttaataatgctgctctttctccataacacaaaggctcttctcagagccgcccacctcttccaaggaaaggctgtaatACAACTCCTTGTGGGGTCGTCAGCAGCGGTGATAATCTAGGCGCTCTGACATGATAGAGCGGGGGTGTAGCAGCCTCCCCGTCAGGGTGCGCTTCAGGCTGCGGTCACGGCACGCTTTTAAACCCCTTAACCTATTTAGGGCAGGCAGGTTATGTTTATAATACGCGAGGAGCTGGGCCTGAATTAATGAGTGCGGTGAAGGGTTAACAGACCTGCCGTTGGAGGTCGGGTGGTTTTAGTGCCGCCTATGGGCGGGGCTATAGTCAGATTCTTCCTGCTCATTGGCTGATCCCCGGAGATTTTGAACTTCCCGCTCAGTTGATCGCGTCTCCCGCTCTTCCTGTCCTCCATCCATGTAACACGTGTAATCAGTGACCAGGCCGTCTGATATAGAGGCGCTCGGGGCTGGAGGTAAAGAACCCTCAGATACACCCCATAATCCCAGACCTACGACGGGCGGTGGAATCCTCTACCTGCTCCACCCGTAACGCAAGAGGACGTCTAATCCCTGTAGGTTTACTATAATCCAAAACCAGCCTGAGCCGTGCagggctctgggaaagctgggtgatatagCTCCACCTCCATAAAAAAGGGCATGGCTGTGGAGTGACATGATGAGCGCACTTCTAAGGGGGCGACCGTGCAGAGCTCTGAGAGGGCTGGATGATGCGGCTGCAACGCTTTGTAAGCATACAGCCCACGCAGGaccctgagaaagctgggtgttcTCTCCGAAACACAACTGAAGCGTTCCGATTCTTGTATATACGTGACCTAACAGAGGACTCTGTTAACCCGTTATCGCAAGGACTGGTGAGCGAGTCCTACAGCCGCCCGTCCTCTGGACATGAGGTCACCTAGAGCAGGACGATTGTCCGCTTCTGCCGGTGACAGGGATGGCCAAATTGGCATCCGCCCCAATCTCTGCCTCCTTGTGGAAAGTCCTGTACAGTTAGTTTCCCGGTGCAGCCGGCGTACCGGCCACCGAGTATCACAGCATAGAAGCGGCGCAGCTCTGTTGTAAGGAGCATGTgggtggctcttagaagagcctttggtTCTATGGAGGGATCGGCGCGATCACTTGCTCTTGCTCGTCTTGCTGCTCTCGGTCTTCTTGGGCAGCAGCACGGCCTGGATGTTGGGCAGGACGCCTCCCTGGGCGATGGTCACCCCACCGAGCAGCTTGTTCAGCTCCTCGTCGTTGCgcacagccagctggaggtgacgggGGATGATGCGGGTCTTCTTGTTGTCCCGGGCGGCATTGCCAGCCAATTCCAGGATCTCAGCGGTCAGATACTCTAGCACTGCTGCCATATAGACCGGAGCGCCGGCGCCCACCCTCTCAGCGTAATTGCCCTTGCGGAGAAGCCTATGTACACGGCCGACAGGGAACTGCAGCCCTGCCCGGGATGAGCGAGTCTTGGCCTTAGCACGGACTTTGCCTCCTTGTTTGCCGCGTCCAGACATCTTCTAGCACAGGAAAGCAGAATTAGGATAAAACACCTTGAAAGTTGTGATAACGAGAAAGCGCAGTTCTGTTGATTTTTATAACCTGCTGCTCCGCCCTCCTCTCCTCTAATTGGGTAGCTTTCAATCCCCCCAATAGAGGCCAGACTTGAGGAAGAACCAATGAGCGGCACTGGGCGTGGCTAAGACTCTCACAGGGGTCACATGTTTTGCTGCTCCAGTAGAACAGCAAGCAGACGGCGGTACTCATTTGCATGGCCCCGCTATAAATACCGCAGCGCTGGGAGGTGCAGGaacactgttctctctagtgagGAAAGTATCTCTACGTTATCATGCCTGATCCCGCCAAGTCTGCTCCAGCGCCCAAGAAGGGCTCCAAGAAAGCCGTGACCAAGACTCAGAAGAAGGACGGCAAGAAGCGTAGGAAGACCAGGAAGGAGAGCTATGCCATCTACGTGTACAAGGTGCTGAAGCAGGTCCACCCCGACACCGGCATCTCCTCCAAGGCCATGGGCATCATGAACTCCTTCGTCAACGACATCTTCGAGCGCATCGCAGGGGAAGCCTCCCGCCTGGCTCACTACAACAAGCGCTCCACCATCACTTCCCGGGAGATTCAGACCGCCGTGCGCCTGCTTCTGCCTGGAGAGCTGGCCAAGCACGCCGTGTCCGAGGGCACCAAGGCCGTCACCAAGTACACCAGCGCCAAGTAATCTGTTCCGTGGCCCGCCGTGCACGATCAccccaaaggctcttctaagagcccCCCACCCCGTCTACAGCAGAGCTGTCACCTCCCGGTTGTGTAGGGAGCATCCTCGTTTGCTCCTCTGTAACAAAGGTTGTGTATACATCGGCTTGGTTACTTAGTCCCCTGCGTTGCACAACTCGTCTTTGTCTCTGTGTACCGGAGTTGTTCTCTGTCTATGTACTGGATTTGAGGAGATCTTCCCTGCAGCGCTACACAACTGTATCTCTGTCGGGGGTCGCGATGCTGATTGCGCTGCAGATTAGGGATACGTGCGGTGACCGAAGCCGCGCTATGCGGACGCCTCCATAGAGGTGGGCGCTACGTGGATTCGGTGGTGCACCTACGGACAATTAGCCATTACAGAAGCGGCAGCGTTTTTGCCACCGAGGTACCCGGAGCACAGTGCGCCCATGACTGGATTATGCTGTGGGCTGAGGTCGGCGTGGTGGCTACACGAGGCGGTCGACGTCGGAGGGGGATGCCGACCACAAGTAGCAGCTGTACTGGAGTGCTCGGAAGGCAGAAGACTACAGGGGATATGCGGGTCTGCGCCCTAAAGCAGTGGGGTGCACAAAGGGAAAGGGGTAGTAGGCAGACGacatgctgggggctgtagtacattgtagtgaGTAGCGGAGGCAATCGGGGATGCCTGAAAATAAGAGGCTTGAAGCACTGGGGGTGctaggaaaggggaggggggccAAGAGGAGAATAGCCTCACCTTCTCCAGCTGCTTATGTAGAGACGCCCATGCCCCTTTTGAACCCTTTTATCGAAGTTGCCATCAGCCACGTCCTCGGGCTGACAGTTCCacactctcactgctcttacaatgaagaacccccttctatgtcggtgtagaaacctgagGGGACCACAGTGACAGCGGAACCGGAGAGGAGATGGCAGTCACCAAAGTGGCAGCCTTCCCGGGTGCAGGGACCGGAGGGGAGCGAGAACCAGAGTGGCAGTGCCCCGCAGGGGGACTGTGAGCATTGACCAGAGCGGCAGAGGCCGCATGTGGAACAGAAGAGTACCGGGAACCAGAGGGGCAGTGCACCGGCTACAGCAGCCGCATGGGGAACGGGGGCGGGGACCATAATGGAGCAAGGACCAGAGTAGCCGCGGCAGCAGGGTGAACGGAAGCAGAGACCATCGTGGCAGCGGCCGCAGGTGAACGGGAGCGGAGATGGCAGTCTGGCATGGAGAACAGCGGGCATCCCTTCACAAAGAGGCGCAGGCTGGATTTCTCAGAGACCAACCTCTTCCCTAGATTAATTGAGTGCTCCGGCTATATCACCCAGGTCTCCCAGAGTCCCGCAATGGGAAATCAGTGCAGCACTCTGGGAGAGCTGGCTGCTATGACGGCAATTCTATGTAAAATGATGGCTGTGCGGGTCCCTAGGAGAGCTTGGTGCAATTTGCAGCACTTCTACATGAGGACGCCTCCAATATGGTAGCACTACACGGATTAAAGGGCAGGCCGTATGCTTTAGTACAAGGAGGACATACACTCAGTGCGCCGCAGCCTGCTTCCTGGTAGAAGAGAAGATTCCCTGGCATTAGGGGTCATCATGGTGGGGGGTATTTTTAATAGAACGCTTAAATCTCTTATTTGCAATAACTAAAGTATGTATGTGCGCATCTAGGCATTTATTTACTTtgtccccgccccctctctcgAGTATTAGTAAAGACAACTCATTTTAATGATACAAAGACCTTGCGGGAAGGCGTCATGAGGGGAACACGGCTGACTATAGCATACGCAAAGAACAACAATGGGCATAAAGTgtgattcaaagggttaaatgagtttgGCCACTAACAATGCCAACGCATAAGGGGTGATGGCAGGCATCCGATATAGGGCGGGTTACACGTATCAGAACAGATGGGCAATCAGGCAGCAGCGACACCACAAGGAGTTGTattacagcctttccttggaagaggtgggcggctctgagaagagcctttgtgttatggagaaagagcagaattattaacctccgaagccgtagagagtgcggccctggcgcttgagcgcgtacaccacgtccatagcggtgacggtcttcctcttggcgtgctcggtgtaggtgacggcgtcgcggatcacgttctccaggaagactttcaggacgccgcgagtctcttcatagatgaggccggagatacgcttgacgcctcccctgcgagctagacggcggatggcaggcttggtgatgccctggatgttatcacggagcaCCTTCCTGTGCCGCTTGGCACCGCCCTTCCCAAGACCTTTCCCTCCCTTACCGCGACCAGACATCTTCCACGATGTAAGCAGAAAGCAATTGCCAACCAGTTCAAGCGTCCTCCCTTATCTACGCGACGAGCGGACCAGATTGAAATCAGTAACAAATGACGCAAGTTTAGGCGTTCCTATTGGGGCAATTACATGTTGGCCACTCCCCTCTCCTTGCTGATTGGTTTAACACAGAACCGTTTGGAATTTTGAATTGACCGCGTATTCTTACAATTCTCAACAGTTTCCCGGCCGGTTCCCAATCCCATTATGCGGTATTAATTAGTGTAGTTTTGTGTATTGCTGTCTTTCTTCTTCGTACAATGAGATAATATCCACATAAATACACCCTCAACACTAATCCCTCCCCGGCCCACAGGCACAGATAGATGCCTCATACGGACACGTTTGATCAACCACGTTCATAACAGTCTGCCGGGGAGTCAAATCTCTTTCTACTACATTTGAAAGATGAGAATGGCATGAATTAATTGAGGAACTGACTaggtcactgaaggggttaacagaccaCCTCCTGCTGACGACAGAACATTATTGGGGAGAGGCGGCACCAGGGTACACGGCGGCGCACAGGCTGGCTGTGTACCCGAGGGAGAATCGGAAGAATGATAGCGGaggacaggatgcagctcgttTGAGGAGGATTTGGTggctctgaaaagagcctttgtgttcCATGCGGTGCCCAGAGCAGATCTAAGCCCTCTCTCCTCGAATCCTGCGGGCCAGCTGGATGTCTTTGGGCATGATGGTGACCCGCTTGGCGTGGATGGCGCACAGATTGGTGTCCTCGAACAGTCCTACCAGGTAAGCCTCGCTGGCCTCCTGCAGGGCCATGACCGCTGAGCTCTGGAAGCGCAGGTCAGTCTTGAAGTCCTGGGCGATCTCTCTCACCAGGCGCTGAAAAGGAAGCTTACGGATCAGCAGCTCGGTGGACTTCTGGTAGCGacggatttcacggagagccactGTACCTGGACGGTAGCGGTGAGGCTTCTTCACTCCGCCGGTGGCAGGAGCGCTCTTCCTGGCGGCCTTCGTAGCCAGCTGCTTGCGGGGAGCTTTCCCTCCGGTGGATTTACGAGCGGTCTGCTTGGTTCTGGCCATAGCTCTACTGTACAGATGCACACAGATGTGATATGATGGGAGCCGTAGAAAGAGCAGAGCCTTTATACCCAACTTGCTCTTCCCTATTGGCTCTTAGAAACAACGCCCCCTACATCTCattggctttttcaaacaaaccaCTAGCC
The Eleutherodactylus coqui strain aEleCoq1 chromosome 11, aEleCoq1.hap1, whole genome shotgun sequence genome window above contains:
- the LOC136582568 gene encoding histone H2B 1.1, whose product is MPDPAKSAPAPKKGSKKAVTKTQKKDGKKRRKTRKESYAIYVYKVLKQVHPDTGISSKAMGIMNSFVNDIFERIAGEASRLAHYNKRSTITSREIQTAVRLLLPGELAKHAVSEGTKAVTKYTSAK
- the LOC136582569 gene encoding histone H3; this translates as MARTKQTARKSTGGKAPRKQLATKAARKSAPATGGVKKPHRYRPGTVALREIRRYQKSTELLIRKLPFQRLVREIAQDFKTDLRFQSSAVMALQEASEAYLVGLFEDTNLCAIHAKRVTIMPKDIQLARRIRGERA
- the LOC136582567 gene encoding histone H2A type 1-like gives rise to the protein MSGRGKQGGKVRAKAKTRSSRAGLQFPVGRVHRLLRKGNYAERVGAGAPVYMAAVLEYLTAEILELAGNAARDNKKTRIIPRHLQLAVRNDEELNKLLGGVTIAQGGVLPNIQAVLLPKKTESSKTSKSK